The proteins below come from a single Panicum hallii strain FIL2 chromosome 7, PHallii_v3.1, whole genome shotgun sequence genomic window:
- the LOC112898729 gene encoding BTB/POZ domain-containing protein At1g63850 → MAASSRSRPLPKLSPSHLVPLDLSTSWCCTPHGLGGHAHSHSHPSSPARAADPMDPPPAGSSSSSASASAYATPPPPPSYAPSYPSSYTKFNSALNAGLLNPMSPPPLPLDKTRSSPTLFDMMANEQDYHPRTAAGVHSIPAPPQPHQLQPARSMDRQMLLQDRIADLIGSCSPGNQFNDADSSDVRLTLTSKDGLSVTLCVHRHILVAHSRFFAAKLSDRWSKQQRTLPHIVEISDCDDVEVYAETLRLMYCKDLRRRLMREDVNKVLGILKVSAAIVFDAGVLSCLEYLEAAPWAEDDDEKVAALLTQLHLENSGAGEVLKRVSLELAPSALVEEAEVGGSCSGGGEEVLLRLLQVVLEGKDEKARREMKGLVSKMLRENSTSRGGAIGGDLRKESLYSACNGCLSLLREQFVRAAGGDQSEVSQIARQADNLHWMLDILVERQIAEEFLRTWAMQTELAEMHRKVPAIHRYEVSRVTARLFVGVGKGQILVSKEARCQLLSTWLEPFYEDFGWMRRACKGLDRHLIEDGLANTILTLPLATQQEILLAWFNRFLNSGEDCPNIQRGFEVWWRRAFWKRNAEPEQPTRLRITAICENS, encoded by the exons ATGGCCGCCTCATCCAGATCCAGGCCGCTCCCCAAGCTCTCCCCCTCCCACCTCGTCCCCCTCGACCTCTCCACCTCCTGGTGCTGCACGCCCCACGGTCTCGGCGGCCACGCCCACTCCCACTCCCACCCCtcctcccccgcccgcgccgccgaccCCATGGATCCCCCGCccgccggctcctcctcctcctccgcctcggcctccgcctacgccactccgcccccgccgccctcgtACGCGCCGTCCTACCCCTCCAGCTACACCAAGTTCAACTCCGCGCTCAACGCCGGGCTGCTCAACCCCatgtccccgccgccgctgccgctcgacAAGACGCGCTCCAGCCCCACCCTCTTCGACATGATGGCCAACGAGCAGGACTACCacccccgcaccgccgccggcgtccaCTCCATCCCGGCCCCGCCCCAGCCGCACCAGCTCCAGCCCGCGCGCTCCATGGACCGCCAGATGCTGCTCCAGGACCGCATCGCCGACCTCATCGGCAGCTGCAGCCCAGGGAACCAGTTCAACGACGCCGACTCCTCCGACGTCCGCCTCACCCTCACCTCCAAGGACGGCCTCTCCGTCACGCTCTGCGTCCACCGCCACATACTCGTCGCGCACAGCAGGTTCTTCGCCGCCAAGCTGTCCGACCGCTGGTCCAAGCAGCAGCGGACCCTGCCGCACATCGTCGAGATCTCCGACTGCGACGACGTCGAGGTCTACGCCGAGACGCTGCGCCTCATGTACTGCAAGGATCTACGCCGGAGGCTCATGCGGGAGGATGTCAACAAGGTCCTTGGCATTCTAAAG GTGTCCGCAGCCATTGTGTTCGATGCCGGGGTGCTATCTTGCTTGGAGTATTTGGAGGCTGCGCCGTGGGCTGAAGACGATGACGAGAAGGTGGCAGCATTGTTGACGCAGCTGCACCTCGAGAACTCAGGGGCTGGAGAGGTGCTCAAGAGAGTGTCCCTGGAATTGGCCCCTTCGGCATTGGTTGAAGAGGCAGAGGTCGGAGGGAGTTGCAGTGGCGGTGGCGAGGAGGTGTTGTTGAGGCTCCTGCAGGTTGTCCTGGAAGGGAAGGACGAAAAGGCAAGGAGGGAGATGAAGGGGCTGGTGTCCAAAATGCTCAGGGAGAACAGCACATCCCGTGGCGGAGCAATTGGTGGCGACCTCCGCAAGGAGTCACTCTATTCGGCATGCAATGGGTGCTTATCCTTGCTGCGTGAGCAGTTTGTTAGGGCTGCAGGGGGTGATCAATCAGAGGTGTCGCAGATTGCCAGGCAGGCTGACAACCTGCATTGGATGCTTGACATCCTTGTTGAGCGCCAGATTGCTGAGGAGTTCTTGAGGACATGGGCAATGCAGACTGAGTTAGCGGAGATGCATCGTAAAGTGCCAGCAATACACCGCTATGAAGTGAGCCGAGTGACGGCAAGGCTCTTTGTCGGGGTTGGCAAGGGGCAAATCTTGGTGTCCAAGGAGGCCCGTTGCCAGCTCTTGAGCACCTGGTTAGAGCCCTTCTATGAGGACTTTGGATGGATGCGACGAGCATGCAAGGGGCTCGACCGGCATTTGATAGAGGATGGGCTTGCAAACACAATCCTGACACTGCCTCTTGCAACTCAGCAGGAGATTCTTCTGGCATGGTTCAATCGCTTCCTCAACTCTGGGGAGGATTGCCCAAACATTCAGAGAGGGTTCGAGGTGTGGTGGCGGCGTGCTTTCTGGAAAAGGAATGCCGAACCAGAGCAGCCAACCCGTTTGAGGATCACTGCAATCTGTGAGAATTCTTGA
- the LOC112901480 gene encoding scarecrow-like protein 8, which translates to MEPGAPWRDPRQGYAYGVGSALQMQLQQRADAAAGGGVLKRSLGELERWQHQQQHHVAAQQALYLRAVRQRTAAAADIAALLGGGPTQPLVLSGSSYGGGLASPSSTLSSLTTASRAAVPLMHPHPQPQPQRQVPLMTSSPQTQAFGLSRAPPPQPAASSELFILQELEKQLLDDDDDEPVAAMSGTGSAVTNSEWEETIQQLNSITAAPSPGLPAAAAPNNNNTNAGMTRSPSNSSSSTASSSASCSPPTPGAASRQLLSEAAVALADGNHEAAATHLAALKRAANQHGDAEQRLIAMMVGALSSRIVPTASALAQHLAELCGAEQRAGSQLLHDISPCFRLALHAASVAIVEAVGDHRAIHLVDFDVSLQQHAALIQYLAERRVPGTSLKVTAVTDPGSPYTQSLSATLTAIGEQLKQLAERAGIEYRFKVVSCRAAELDASRLGCAPGEALAVNLAFALSHVPDESVSPANPRDELLRRVRALGPQVVALVEQELSTNTAPLTARFTDACAHYGAILESLDATLGRESAEKKARAEAALAKKAANAVGREGPDRLERCEVFGKWRARFGMAGFRPVALGPSIADQVAARVGPAPPGISVKAENGVLRLCWMGRVVTVASAWR; encoded by the coding sequence ATGGAGCCAGGCGCGCCATGGCGCGATCCGCGCCAGGGGTACGCCTACGGGGTCGGATCGGCGCTGCAGATGCAGCTGCAGCAGCGGGccgacgcggccgccggcggaggGGTGCTCAAGAGGAGCCTCGGCGAGCTGGAGAGGTggcagcaccagcagcagcatcacGTCGCGGCGCAGCAGGCGCTCTACCTGCGCGCCGTGAGGCAGCgcacggcggccgcggcggataTCGCCGCCTTGCTGGGCGGGGGGCCGACCCAGCCGCTGGTTCTCTCCGGGTCCAGCTACGGAGGGGGCCTGGCGTCGCCTTCGTCGACTCTGTCGTCGCTCACGACCGCGTCGAGGGCGGCGGTGCCGCTGATGCACCCGCACCCCCAGCCGCAGCCGCAGAGGCAGGTGCCGCTCATGACGTCCTCGCCGCAGACGCAGGCCTTCGGCCTGTCGAGggcgccgccgcctcagccgGCGGCGTCGAGCGAGCTGTTCATTTTGCAGGAGCTCGAGAAGCAGCTgctggacgacgacgacgacgagccgGTGGCGGCGATGAGCGGCACCGGCTCCGCGGTGACCAACTCCGAGTGGGAGGAGACGATACAGCAGCTCAACTCCATcaccgccgcgccgtcgcccggGCTCCCTGCAGCGGCGGCCCCGAACAATAACAACACCAACGCGGGGATGACGAGGTCTCCTTCCAACTCGTCCTCCTCCACGGCGTCTTCCTCTGCGTCCtgctcgccgccgaccccggggGCCGCGTCGCGGCAGCTGCTGTCTGAAGCCGCGGTCGCTCTCGCCGACGGCAACCACGAAGCGGCGGCCACCCATCTGGCCGCCCTCAAGCGCGCGGCCAACCAGCACGGCGACGCGGAGCAGCGGCTGATTGCCATGATGGTGGGCGCGCTGTCCTCCCGCATTGTCCCGACCGCCTCCGCCCTAGCTCAACACCTCGCCGAGCTCTGCGGCGCCGAGCAGCGCGCCGGGTCCCAGCTCCTACACGACATCTCCCCGTGCTTCCGCCTCGCCCTCCACGCCGCCAGCGTCGCCATCGTCGAAGCTGTTGGCGACCACCGCGCCATCCACCTCGTCGACTTCGACGTCAGCCTGCAGCAGCACGCGGCCCTCATCCAGTACCTTGCTGAACGCCGCGTGCCGGGCACCTCCCTGAAGGTCACCGCCGTCACCGACCCGGGCTCGCCGTACACGCAGTCTCTAAGTGCAACGCTCACCGCCATCGGGGAGCAGCTGAAGCAGCTCGCCGAGCGAGCTGGCATCGAGTACCGCTTTAAAGTGGTCAGCTGCAGAGCAGCAGAGCTGGATGCGTCCAGGCTCGGCTGCGCGCCCGGGGAGGCGCTGGCAGTCAACCTCGCCTTCGCGCTCTCGCACGTCCCAGACGAGAGCGTCTCTCCGGCGAACCCCAGGGACGAGCTCCTCCGCCGCGTCCGCGCTCTGGGCCCGCAGGTGGTGGCGCTCGTGGAGCAGGAGCTGAGCACGAACACGGCCCCGCTGACCGCGCGCTTCACGGACGCGTGCGCGCACTACGGCGCCATCCTGGAGTCGCTGGACGCGACGCTGGGGCGGGAGAGCGCGGAGAAGAAAGCCAGGGCCGAGGCGGCCCTGGCGAAGAAGGCGGCGAACGCGGTCGGCCGTGAGGGCCCCGACCGGCTGGAGCGGTGCGAGGTCTTCGGCAAGTGGCGCGCCCGGTTCGGCATGGCGGGGTTCCGCCCGGTGGCGCTCGGCCCGAGCATTGCGGACCAGGTCGCCGCCCGCGTCGGTCCTGCGCCGCCCGGCATCTCCGTCAAGGCGGAGAACGGCGTGCTCCGGCTCTGTTGGATGGGGCGCGTGGTGACCGTCGCCTCCGCGTGGCGCTAG